Proteins encoded by one window of Anopheles maculipalpis chromosome 2RL, idAnoMacuDA_375_x, whole genome shotgun sequence:
- the LOC126568183 gene encoding WASH complex subunit 1, with protein sequence MHSYSVPVVKHDICHEEMILETIDAFEYLNTVVEDVFHKINARIAQNKQRLQALDTRVETVNSKVRQLHETKQAIIIYSPSRYPASDMESTISPTISPSKSLTPVMHPRKMSVGSLPPKPYQPSHSLQEKIQFYHVKSPRENERIFPFDTSSTATNKRAGGLCGRELGPFLDTLLLFNEATYVQDYKGQDWKRSARKTSTHGGTIREERVLSSSSPIIRHRAKKKSQDIFYTPSLSDAPKLDVPIDLPDLPGIVSNINYVGNSTLIAPSLQLAGIIEQLPSLEDLTSAMDVADHSKEKMAGDSSVEPPAAPGAAYRGSAVETVTTQPAPMAVSPPPPPPPPPPPPPPAPSITDDQKSEPETIKSGSGSKQKDAPASAASTGGDAHFNLMEAIRRAGGAGKANLRHSEPAGQRTAGAATNTTSEPKSLIDDLHNKLQMRRKGISGTREPQEPGNVIDRLSALIPPPVPKLPTTDASASESNEEDWEE encoded by the exons ATGCATTCGTACAGTGTACCGGTGGTGAAGCACGATATTTGCCACGAAGAAATGATCCTCGAAACGATTGATGCCTTCGAATATCTCAAcacg GTCGTGGAAGACGTGTTTCACAAAATTAATGCACGGATTGCACAAAACAAGCAGCGTTTGCAGGCGCTTGACACGCGCGTCGAAACGGTCAACAGCAAGGTGCGCCAACTGCACGAAACCAAGCAAGCGATCATCATTTACTCACCCAGTCGCTATCCAGCAAGTGATATGGAATCGACAATCAGCCCTACAATCTCCCCCAGCAAAAGCCTTACACCCGTGATGCACCCGAGGAAAATGTCCGTCGGTAGTTTACCGCCCAAACCGTATCAGCCGTCCCATTCGTTGCAAGAAAAGATCCAATTCTATCACGTTAAATCACCGCGGGAAAACGAACGCATTTTCCCGTTCGACACGTCCTCGacggcaacaaacaaacgggcCGGCGGTCTATGCGGTCGTGAGTTGGGACCATTCCTGGACACGTTGCTTCTATTTAATGAGGCTACATACGTGCAAGACTACAAGGGACAAGATTGGAAACGATCGGCACGGAAAACCTCGACTCACGGTGGGACGATACGGGAGGAACGGGTACTTTCCTCATCGTCCCCGATCATACGGCACCGGGCGAAGAAGAAGAGTCAGGACATTTTCTACACGCCCTCGCTGAGCGACGCCCCGAAGCTGGACGTTCCGATCGATTTGCCCGATCTGCCGGGTATCGTGAGCAACATTAACTATGTCGGAAACAGTACGCTGATTGCTCCTTCGCTGCAGCTGGCCGGAATCATCGAACAGTTGCCCTCGCTTGAGGATCTCACCAGTGCCATGGATGTGGCGGATCATTCCAAAGAAAAAATGGCTGGAGACAGCTCGGTTGAGCCACCGGCAGCACCGGGAGCTGCATATCGTGGTAGTGCTGTTGAAACCGTCACAACACAACCGGCACCAATGGCCGTTTCTCCACCACCTCCCCCGCCTCCGCCgccacctcctccaccaccagcaccttCCATCACGGATGATCAGAAAAGCGAACCGGAAACTATTAAATCCGGATCCGGATCGAAACAGAAAGACGCTCCAGCATCTGCAGCTTCAACAGGAGGTGACGCCCATTTTAACCTGATGGAAGCAATCCGACGTGCTGGCGGTGCGGGGAAAGCTAACCTTCGGCACAGTGAACCTGCCGGGCAGAGGACCGCCGGCGCCGCCACCAACACCACGTCGGAACCGAAAAGCCTTATCGATGATCTGCACAACAAGCTGCAGATGCGCCGGAAGGGTATATCGGGCACACGGGAACCACAGGAACCAGGCAACGTGATCGATCGGCTGTCCGCGCTAATTCCACCACCAGTACCGAAGCTGCCCACCACGGACGCATCAGCCAGCGAGAGCAACGAGGAAGACTGGGAGGAGTGA
- the LOC126567849 gene encoding protein lines, whose translation MVLRNESKESVKGLVPAVLQQHGGNGDGADSDRIMDSNHHLTAAGGPTETGHNTSSSSSTGGGGGSTSNNGTVAERMSHEQPVIKRQRIEHDRGTDSSNTDAVVAPTVTGIVSPEPRTSTTPASSSGNSSNASSSTSLSSSPSCSSTKLVPSSLDHSSDDEQQQLVVAGTNVPAHEEEPTGAAHYHAAFQEAIGRQCLCTIDSSVLLVAFKAHRLVVGVMTDIVAAPLSEWPFEHLLKFLSNVQLLFDTYLKQNIKGNICAGVMELCNYLIRSDDHPTSSPAFAGFPALDIDELIGLCSCNNKYVSYLAGRILSSFLIIVKDDPNNDRWLEKLVANLFDFGHLDLHAVRKINASLEVIKRIVEWKDETEHPLEEEAAAAAAAGGGGGSSGSGNAAPPLAENYFATHYASHQYANDGGGGGDASRNIFHPARTEMSTETTGSSSSASSGGSSSVAKATSEPPTPPPPVASSQDTLLSANHHHLHHHLHHHHSHHHLSAIACRYITLTDSESFDTTGIKFGTISKLSGKWSALVKHISSLIRAQANSSNPAVMVATETCILTFLRLWESIISVKANLSVLETQPFHSQLDNFQLLLLVTKNAVIYRQMLTLFNEALCYGSTLALQDFIPEEVGSLAHNIVRSVKDYRILDKMPKSSYSNHLGFLGYQGEMVRYQNRRLSRLSDLTGGSAEQQVVAAAAPVETCYDRTLLQKMALLVLKAVAVIVKEIRCDSSDSSVDSSDFDMQEIQMIERSIRDVVKKLETFLKAQLEFHPESHFSKVLIHLFDDQDDYLVEAMVCTLDVTSGISFRNNAFPELIAMLNPVYTFIEFSNLGPNITHLFLDLLISPETCFLLFLLRFLKYIRQNWAMFTQSCYNYYRHNSYSNAATLLQHRSSSVTLAGGASGHTGGAGGDHSGVATGVGGTSNANVILDSVMTVLISLRLQISRLVADTLFPYNITPILRLIENCESLYEGNELS comes from the coding sequence ATGGTGCTTCGGAACGAGAGCAAAGAGTCGGTGAAGGGTCTAGTACCCGCGGTGCTGCAGCAGCACGGTGGTAATGGTGACGGAGCTGATTCGGACCGCATTATGGATAGCAATCACCACCTAACTGCTGCCGGTGGTCCCACTGAAACGGGCCATAATACATCATCCTCATCGAGTACGGGTGGGGGAGGAGGATCAACATCGAACAACGGTACGGTGGCGGAACGAATGTCACACGAGCAGCCGGTAATCAAGCGACAGCGGATAGAGCACGATCGGGGCAcggacagcagcaacacgGATGCAGTAGTGGCACCAACGGTGACAGGCATCGTAAGTCCCGAACCCAGAACGAGCACAACGCCCGCGAGTTCAAGTGGGAATTCTTCCAATGCTTCATCCTCTACCTCCCTCTCATCCTCGCCTTCCTGCTCTTCGACGAAGTTGGTACCTTCTTCGTTGGACCATTCGTCGGACGATGAGCAGCAACAGTTGGTTGTCGCCGGAACGAACGTGCCGGCCCACGAGGAGGAACCAACTGGTGCCGCACACTATCATGCCGCATTTCAGGAAGCGATCGGTCGGCAGTGCTTGTGTACGATCGATTCCAGCGTACTTCTCGTAGCGTTTAAGGCACATCGGCTGGTCGTCGGTGTGATGACAGACATTGTTGCTGCCCCGCTATCCGAGTGGCCATTCGAACATCTGCTCAAGTTTCTGTCGAACGTGCAGCTGCTGTTCGATACGTActtgaagcaaaacattaaGGGTAACATCTGCGCTGGCGTGATGGAGCTCTGCAACTATCTGATACGGAGTGACGATCATCCGACGAGCAGTCCGGCGTTTGCCGGCTTCCCAGCGCTGGACATTGATGAGCTGATCGGGTTGTGTAGCTGCAACAATAAGTACGTTAGCTACCTGGCGGGTCGCATCTTGTCCTCGTTTCTGATCATTGTTAAGGACGACCCAAACAATGACCGATGGTTGGAGAAGCTTGTGGCGAATCTGTTCGACTTTGGCCACCTGGATCTGCACGCGGTACGGAAGATAAATGCGAGTCTCGAGGTAATTAAGCGCATCGTCGAATGGAAGGACGAAACGGAGCATCCGCTCGAGGAGGaagcagctgctgcagctgctgccggAGGCGGCGGTGGATCATCCGGGTCGGGAAACGCTGCACCACCACTGGCGGAAAATTACTTCGCAACCCATTACGCATCCCATCAGTACGCGAAcgatggtggcggtggtggtgatgcgtcgagaaacatttttcatccagCCAGGACGGAAATGTCCACCGAAACAACAGGGTCCTCCTCTTCCGCGTCATCGGGTGGATCGTCCTCGGTAGCAAAGGCAACATCggaaccaccaacaccaccaccacctgtaGCATCTAGTCAAGATACGCTGCTCAGTGCTAATCACCACCATCTCCACCACCAtcttcaccatcaccacagtCACCACCATCTCAGTGCGATCGCCTGTCGCTACATCACACTCACCGATTCGGAAAGTTTCGACACAACGGGCATCAAGTTCGGAACGATCAGCAAGCTCAGTGGGAAATGGTCCGCGCTGGTCAAGCACATCAGCTCGCTTATCCGCGCGCAGGCCAACAGTTCCAATCCGGCCGTCATGGTAGCGACCGAAACCTGCATCCTAACGTTTCTAAGGCTATGGGAAAGTATTATCAGTGTGAAGGCGAATCTGTCCGTGTTGGAGACGCAACCGTTCCACTCGCAGTTGGACAACTTTCAGCTGCTACTGCTCGTCACGAAGAATGCGGTCATTTATCGGCAAATGTTGACACTGTTTAACGAGGCGCTCTGTTACGGTAGTACGCTAGCGCTGCAGGATTTTATCCCCGAGGAGGTTGGTAGCTTGGCGCACAACATTGTCCGCTCGGTGAAGGATTATCGGATATTGGACAAAATGCCTAAATCGTCGTACAGCAATCATCTGGGATTTCTTGGCTATCAGGGTGAGATGGTACGGTACCAGAATCGACGGCTTTCGCGGCTTTCCGACCTGACGGGTGGATCTGCGGAGCAGCaggtagtagcagcagcagcacccgtCGAAACgtgttacgatcgtaccttGCTGCAGAAGATGGCACTGCTCGTGCTGAAGGCGGTCGCTGTCATTGTGAAGGAGATCCGGTGCGATTCCAGTGACTCGAGCGTCGATAGTAGCGATTTCGACATGCAGGAGATACAGATGATTGAGCGCAGCATACGGGACGTGGTGAAGAAGCTGGAAACGTTCTTGAAGGCGCAGCTCGAGTTTCACCCGGAGAGTCACTTTAGCAAGGTGTTGATCCATCTGTTTGACGATCAGGACGATTATCTGGTGGAGGCGATGGTCTGCACGCTGGACGTGACATCGGGCATCTCCTTCCGGAACAATGCGTTTCCGGAGCTGATCGCGATGCTGAACCCGGTGTACACGTTCATCGAGTTTTCCAACCTGGGACCGAACATTACGCACCTGTTTCTCGATCTGCTCATCAGTCCGGAGACGtgctttttgctgtttttgcttcGATTTCTTAAGTACATACGGCAGAATTGGGCAATGTTTACGCAGAGTTGTTATAATTACTATCGCCATAATAGCTATAGCAATGCGGCCACGTTGCTACAGCATCGGTCCAGCAGTGTGACATTGGCGGGTGGCGCATCCGGTCATACAGGTGGAGCGGGGGGTGATCATTCCGGAGTGGCGACCGGTGTCGGTGGGACGAGCAACGCGAACGTTATCCTGGACAGTGTGATGACGGTGTTGATTAGTTTACGCTTGCAGATAAGTCGGCTCGTTGCGGATACGCTCTTTCCGTACAATATTACACCGATCTTGAGGTTGATAGAGAATTGCGAAAGTCTTTACGAGGGTAACGAGTTGAGTTGA
- the LOC126568438 gene encoding zinc metalloproteinase nas-15-like: MYLRQIIQRCAFWCVLLPCAMLHPLATVRKDLVPADQPADAFGDNFEGDILLSDVQLAEMKKRTGMYLPTFIWPDRTVPYQIVATDFTSDQTNAILAAMRTIELHTCLRFVPATSTTTDFIQITTGTGCSSFVGRVRGAQALRLQPSTVGTGCFTHGTIVHELIHALGFYHMQSATERDQYVDILWQNIAPGREGNFQLYGTDRVINYGVAYDYDSVMHYHTHAFSANGQPTILPKMANVAIGQRTGMSPGDIQRIRNMYQC, encoded by the exons ATGTATCTCCGGCAGATTATTCAACGATGCGCCTTCTGGTGCGTGCTACTTCCCTGTGCAATGTTGCACCCACTAGCGACAGTGCGGAAGGACTTGGTACCAGCGGATCAGCCAGCAGACGCCTTCGGTGATAACTTCGAAGGTGATATACTACTGTCGGACGTGCAGCTGGCGGAGATGAAGAAGCGTACCGGGATGTATCTGCCGACGTTTATCTGGCCGGATCGCACCGTACCGTATCAAATCGTGGCGACGGACTTTA CTTCGGACCAAACGAATGCCATTCTGGCGGCAATGCGTACGATCGAACTACACACCTGTCTGCGCTTCGTTCCTGCCACTAGCACGACGACTGACTTCATTCAAATAACCACCGGAACCGGTTGTTCCTCGTTCGTTGGCCGTGTACGAGGGGCACAAGCACTCCGGCTGCAGCCGAGCACCGTTGGGACGGGATGCTTCACGCACGGTACGATCGTTCACGAGCTGATACACGCGCTCGGCTTCTACCACATGCAGAGTGCAACGGAACGCGACCAGTACGTGGACATCCTATGGCAAAACATTGCACCCGGACGGGAAGGTAACTTCCAACTGTACGGTACCGATCGGGTGATCAACTATGGTGTCGCGTACGATTACGACAGCGTGATGCATTACCACACGCATGCGTTCAGTGCGAACGGACAGCCGACGATCCTGCCGAAGATGGCGAACGTTGCGATTGGACAACGCACCGGGATGAGTCCGGGTGATATACAGCGCATCCGGAACATGTACCAGTGCTGA
- the LOC126567666 gene encoding seminal metalloprotease 1-like codes for MAGMTYAKIYNQANLIEKVRTLVVGFFALALVAASVNCLPTAGMAVPNSPENVERLAHLGQDELAEELSGQFEGDMVLDEEQVVSLRDKRNGLISQTRRWPNRIVNYYIHEPDFTPEQIQHIELGVRILQSQSCLQFRRVTPQDTPAYIRVIGSGSGCYSSVGHTGGAQNLNLQPNTVGTGCFRIGTVVHEFLHALGFYHQQSASDRDEFVDIIWENIQAGSENNFYVYDANTVTDFNVRYDYGSVMHYSSTAFSVNGQRTIVPKDPNAAIGQRLSLSERDISKLNWMYGCLGKV; via the exons CGCAAAAATCTACAACCAAGCTAATCTTATCGAGAAGGTG AGAACTCTTGTGGTAGGATTCTTTGCGTTGGCACTTGTTGCGGCTTCGGTTAACTGTTTGCCAACCGCTGGAATGGCGGTTCCAAACTCTCCAGAAAATG TGGAACGATTGGCTCATCTGGGTCAGGATGAACTTGCGGAGGAGCTCAGCGGACAGTTCGAGGGTGATATGGTGTTGGACGAAGAGCAGGTTGTCTCGCTGCGCGATAAGCGTAACGGTCTCATCTCCCAGACGCGCCGTTGGCCAAACCGGATTGTGAACTACTACATCCACGAGCCTGACTTCA CACCAGAACAGATCCAACATATCGAGCTCGGTGTACGGATACTGCAAAGTCAATCGTGTCTACAGTTCCGGCGAGTTACTCCCCAAGACACACCCGCTTACATTCGCGTGATCGGTTCCGGGTCCGGGTGCTATTCGTCCGTTGGACATACGGGCGGTGCCCAAAACCTTAACCTGCAACCGAACACCGTCGGAACGGGTTGCTTCCGTATCGGTACGGTGGTGCACGAGTTCCTGCACGCGCTTGGATTCTACCATCAGCAGAGTGCTAGTGATCGGGATGAGTTTGTAGACATCATTTGGGAAAACATTCAGGCTGGCTCGGAAAACAATTTCTATGTGTACGATGCTAACACTGTGACAGACTTTAATGTCCGCTACGACTATGGAAGCGTAATGCACTACAGTTCGACAGCATTCTCGGTGAACGGTCAGCGAACGATCGTGCCGAAGGATCCGAACGCTGCGATCGGTCAACGATTGAGCTTGAGCGAACGGGACATTTCTAAGTTGAACTGGATGTACGGTTGCCTTGGAAAGGTTTGA